Proteins encoded by one window of Musa acuminata AAA Group cultivar baxijiao chromosome BXJ2-9, Cavendish_Baxijiao_AAA, whole genome shotgun sequence:
- the LOC135622370 gene encoding uncharacterized protein LOC135622370 — translation MGKTGDRDWMQIYAIYGTDRWQTVAFLALHATLFAAIALLLLLRFPSSLALLRSLLPAAVPLTALRFLAGLAGSTAALSALCLLYAAGSVLHSSLALRWEMAQRMVAAVPDWSAVRTALDVGCGRGILLNAVAMQMKKEGSGGRVVGLDRRRETAVEALRRAGAEGVQEYVTCREGDARRLPFADGYFDVVVSASGLGAAAAEERGRGLAEMVRVLKPGGVGVVWDLLRGSEYAQRLREMRMENVRLSDPVTAYMVGSHIVSFRKPMEQKQPLPQPLFHDPHWAADMC, via the coding sequence ATGGGGAAGACCGGTGACCgggattggatgcagatctacgcCATCTACGGCACGGATAGGTGGCAAACGGTGGCGTTCCTAGCCCTACACGCGACCCTCTTCGCCGCCatcgctctcctcctcctcctccgcttcccCTCCTCCCTCGCCCTCCTCCGCTCCCTCCTCCCTGCCGCCGTCCCCCTCACCGCCCTCCGCTTCCTCGCCGGACTCGCCGGCTCTACCGCTGCGCTCTCCGCCCTCTGCCTCCTCTACGCTGCCGGCAGTGTGCTCCACTCCTCCCTCGCTCTCCGCTGGGAGATGGCCCAGCGGATGGTCGCCGCCGTCCCGGACTGGTCGGCGGTCCGCACGGCCCTCGACGTCGGCTGCGGCCGGGGCATCCTTCTCAACGCCGTCGCCATGCAGATGAAGAAGGAGGGCTCCGGCGGACGGGTGGTGGGCCTCGACCGGCGGAGGGAGACGGCGGTGGAGGCGCTTCGCCGGGCTGGGGCGGAAGGGGTGCAGGAGTACGTCACGTGCCGAGAGGGCGACGCCAGGAGGCTGCCCTTTGCGGACGGCTACTTCGACGTCGTGGTGTCGGCGAGCGGGCTGGGGGCAGCGGCGGCCGAGGAGAGGGGGCGGGGGCTGGCGGAGATGGTTAGGGTGCTGAAGCCCGGCGGAGTGGGAGTGGTGTGGGACCTGTTACGCGGGTCCGAGTACGCGCAGAGGTTGCGGGAGATGCGGATGGAGAACGTCCGCCTATCCGATCCGGTAACGGCCTACATGGTGGGCAGCCACATCGTCTCCTTCCGAAAGCCCATGGAACAAaaacagcccttgccgcagccgctCTTCCATGACCCACACTGGGCCGCCGACATGTGCTGA
- the LOC135622372 gene encoding uncharacterized protein LOC135622372 has translation MALSSSPLRPISLCASPFRGRQSKPSSVIPSIRASSSSDVPVPDFLSSDWLESRRKRPFGPRLEFSAEEAVKWQLDALKYNDQPRQDYGIEVMYRFAGFDPFERSTYFGPFFDLGQFERFRRIFHHSTYRVLLGHKERRILSSLWVEENRFKQRVWIQGSRPEEEEIFQFTMVQRIGGSWDGYWLTESLLHDGDGFSD, from the exons ATGGCGCTATCGTCGTCCCCGCTTCGACCGATCTCTCTGTGCGCGAGTCCCTTTCGCGGCCGCCAGTCCAAACCCTCATCTGTGATTCCATCCATCAGAGCTTCGTCTTCCTCGGACGTCCCCGTTCCCGACTTCCTCTCCTCCGATTG GCTTGAATCCCGCAGGAAAAGACCTTTTGGCCCTAGGCTGGAA TTTAGTGCAGAAGAAGCGGTTAAATGGCAGCTTGATGCATTAAAATACAATGATCAACCTCGTCAAGACTATGGGATAGAGGTCATGTACAGG TTTGCTGGATTTGATCCTTTTGAAAGGTCAACCTATTTTGGACCATTCTTTGACCTAGGACAG TTTGAACGCTTTCGACGAATATTTCACCATTCGACTTACCGGGTCTTGCTTGGTCACAAGGAAAGGAGAATCTTGAGCAGTTTGTGGGTTGAAGAG AACCGATTTAAGCAAAGAGTATGGATACAAGGCTCTCGCCCAGAGGAGGAAGAGATCTTTCAATTTACAATGGTTCAG AGGATAGGTGGTTCCTGGGATGGTTACTGGTTAACCGAGAGCTTGCTACATGATGGGGATGGATTTTCAG ATTAG